A genomic stretch from Xiphophorus maculatus strain JP 163 A chromosome 16, X_maculatus-5.0-male, whole genome shotgun sequence includes:
- the wipi2 gene encoding WD repeat domain phosphoinositide-interacting protein 2 isoform X2 yields MNLASLSGDAGGSQLLFANFNQDNTSLAVGTKSGYKFFSLSSVDKLEQIYECTDTEDVCIVERLFSSSLVAIVSLKAPRKLKVCHFKKGTEICNYSYSNTILAVKLNRQRLIVCLEESLYIHNIRDMKVLHTIRETPPNPSGLCALSISNDNCYLAYPGSATIGEVQVFDTVNLRAANMIPAHDSPLAALAFDASGTKLATASEKGTVIRVFSIPEGQKLFEFRRGVKRCVSICSLAFSMEGLYLSASSNTETVHIFKLETQKEKPAEEPTTWGGYLGKVLMASTTYLPSQVTEMFTQGRAFATVRLPFCGHKNICALAVIQKIPRLLVAAADGYLYLYNLDPQEGGECTLMKQHRLDSSAEPPNEILEQGSHDRPLVAQTYSAAVSKGYCEEQGAVGGAGLEEDLNDLRLEEENEQPPLILETD; encoded by the exons ATGAACCTGGCCAGTCTGAGCGGGGATGCTGGCGGAAGCCAGCTTCTCTTCGCCAACTTTAACCAGGACAACAC GTCTTTGGCTGTTGGCACCAAATCAGGATACAAGTTTTTCTCCTTGTCCTCTGTGGACAAATTGGAGCAGATATATGAATGTA CTGACACAGAGGATGTGTGCATCGTGGAGCGCCTGTTCTCCAGCAGCCTGGTGGCCATCGTGAGCCTGAAGGCGCCCAGGAAGCTCAAAGTCTGTCACTTCAAGAAGGGAACTGAGATCTGCAACTACTCTTATTCAAACACCATACTGGCTGTGAAACTGAACAGACAG AGGCTGATTGTGTGTCTGGAAGAGTCGCTTTACATTCACAACATCAGAGACATGAAAGTGCTGCACACCATCAGAGAGACTCCACCCAACCCGTCAG GACTGTGTGCTCTCTCCATCAGCAACGATAACTGTTACTTGGCGTATCCGGGCAGCGCCACGATAGGGGAGGTCCAGGTGTTCGACACGGTCAACCTG agGGCAGCCAACATGATTCCGGCTCACGACAGCCCCTTAGCGGCGTTGGCGTTCGATGCCAGCGGCACCAAGCTGGCCACGGCTTCAGAGAAG GGCACGGTCATCCGCGTCTTCTCCATCCCAGAGGGACAGAAGCTCTTTGAGTTCCGGCGAGGCGTCAAGAG gTGTGTGAGCATCTGCTCGCTGGCGTTCAGCATGGAAGGCCTGTATCTTTCTGCCTCAAGCAACACAGAGACGGTCCACATTTTCAAATTGGAGACGCAGAAGGAGAA GCCGGCTGAGGAGCCGACGACATGGGGGGGTTACTTGGGGAAGGTGCTGATGGCGTCCACCACCTACCTGCCTTCACAGGTCACAGAAATGTTCACCCAGGGACGAGCTTTCGCCACCGTACGCCTGCCCTTCTGCggacacaaaaacatctgcgCCTTAGCTGT GATTCAGAAGATTCCCAGGCTGCTGGTGGCAGCGGCCGACGGATATTTGTACCTGTACAACTTGGACCCTCAGGAGGGGGGGGAATGCACGCTCATGAAGCAGCACAG ACTTGACAGCAGTGCCGAACCTCCCAATGAGATCCTGGAACAGGGCTCACACGATCGCCCCCTTGTGGCCCAAACCTACAGTGCTGCTGTCAGTAAAG GTTACTGCGAAGAGCAGGGCGCGGTGGGAGGGGCGGGGCTCGAGGAGGACCTGAACGACTTGCGCCTGGAGGAGGAGAACGAGCAGCCGCCGCTCATCCTGGAAACCGACTGA
- the wipi2 gene encoding WD repeat domain phosphoinositide-interacting protein 2 isoform X1 produces the protein MNLASLSGDAGGSQLLFANFNQDNTSLAVGTKSGYKFFSLSSVDKLEQIYECTDTEDVCIVERLFSSSLVAIVSLKAPRKLKVCHFKKGTEICNYSYSNTILAVKLNRQRLIVCLEESLYIHNIRDMKVLHTIRETPPNPSGLCALSISNDNCYLAYPGSATIGEVQVFDTVNLRAANMIPAHDSPLAALAFDASGTKLATASEKGTVIRVFSIPEGQKLFEFRRGVKRCVSICSLAFSMEGLYLSASSNTETVHIFKLETQKEKYVPAEEPTTWGGYLGKVLMASTTYLPSQVTEMFTQGRAFATVRLPFCGHKNICALAVIQKIPRLLVAAADGYLYLYNLDPQEGGECTLMKQHRLDSSAEPPNEILEQGSHDRPLVAQTYSAAVSKGYCEEQGAVGGAGLEEDLNDLRLEEENEQPPLILETD, from the exons ATGAACCTGGCCAGTCTGAGCGGGGATGCTGGCGGAAGCCAGCTTCTCTTCGCCAACTTTAACCAGGACAACAC GTCTTTGGCTGTTGGCACCAAATCAGGATACAAGTTTTTCTCCTTGTCCTCTGTGGACAAATTGGAGCAGATATATGAATGTA CTGACACAGAGGATGTGTGCATCGTGGAGCGCCTGTTCTCCAGCAGCCTGGTGGCCATCGTGAGCCTGAAGGCGCCCAGGAAGCTCAAAGTCTGTCACTTCAAGAAGGGAACTGAGATCTGCAACTACTCTTATTCAAACACCATACTGGCTGTGAAACTGAACAGACAG AGGCTGATTGTGTGTCTGGAAGAGTCGCTTTACATTCACAACATCAGAGACATGAAAGTGCTGCACACCATCAGAGAGACTCCACCCAACCCGTCAG GACTGTGTGCTCTCTCCATCAGCAACGATAACTGTTACTTGGCGTATCCGGGCAGCGCCACGATAGGGGAGGTCCAGGTGTTCGACACGGTCAACCTG agGGCAGCCAACATGATTCCGGCTCACGACAGCCCCTTAGCGGCGTTGGCGTTCGATGCCAGCGGCACCAAGCTGGCCACGGCTTCAGAGAAG GGCACGGTCATCCGCGTCTTCTCCATCCCAGAGGGACAGAAGCTCTTTGAGTTCCGGCGAGGCGTCAAGAG gTGTGTGAGCATCTGCTCGCTGGCGTTCAGCATGGAAGGCCTGTATCTTTCTGCCTCAAGCAACACAGAGACGGTCCACATTTTCAAATTGGAGACGCAGAAGGAGAAGTATGT GCCGGCTGAGGAGCCGACGACATGGGGGGGTTACTTGGGGAAGGTGCTGATGGCGTCCACCACCTACCTGCCTTCACAGGTCACAGAAATGTTCACCCAGGGACGAGCTTTCGCCACCGTACGCCTGCCCTTCTGCggacacaaaaacatctgcgCCTTAGCTGT GATTCAGAAGATTCCCAGGCTGCTGGTGGCAGCGGCCGACGGATATTTGTACCTGTACAACTTGGACCCTCAGGAGGGGGGGGAATGCACGCTCATGAAGCAGCACAG ACTTGACAGCAGTGCCGAACCTCCCAATGAGATCCTGGAACAGGGCTCACACGATCGCCCCCTTGTGGCCCAAACCTACAGTGCTGCTGTCAGTAAAG GTTACTGCGAAGAGCAGGGCGCGGTGGGAGGGGCGGGGCTCGAGGAGGACCTGAACGACTTGCGCCTGGAGGAGGAGAACGAGCAGCCGCCGCTCATCCTGGAAACCGACTGA